Within the Flavobacterium sp. N502536 genome, the region ATAATCCAAACTTCGTTGGCATCCCAAAACGGACCAATTGCATTGGTTATTGCCTTTTTATCTTTTTCTTCTTTGGCAAAAAATAAATGAATAATTCCTGCTCCAAAATCATAACCGTCTAAAACAATATAAACGGCCAAAATTCCCATTAAAACTACGTACCAAAAAAATTCCATACTTATTTATTTTCAGTTATGACTTCAGTGTGAGGTCCTTTATTGATGATTTTTCCAATTAAAAGCAAAAACAGCATTCCAAGTAAAAGATACAATCCTATAAAACCCAGTAAAGTAAACAGGGTATTTCCCGAAGAAACGGTTGGAGAGGCACCCGCTGCGGTTCGCATTAAATTATAAACCAGCCAGGGCTGTCTGCCTAACTCGGCCGTGTACCAGCCAGTCGTATTGGCAATGTACGGAAACGGCATCATAAAAAGCAGCGACCAGAGAATCCACCTGGTTTCATACAGTTTGCCTCTGATCAACTGAAGCAAAGCAAAGGACATCAAACCAATAAATAACGTTCCAAGTCCAACCATAATATGATAGGCATAATACAAACCTGAGATATTTGTGGGATGTAAATCTTCTTCAAACTGATCCAGGCCTTTAATTTCCTGCTCCCAGTTTCCGTAAGTCAGGAAACTCAGGATGTTTGGAACGGCGATCTTATTGTCCAGTTTTTTATCTTTAACATCGGGCTGACCGATTAAAACAATTTCAGAACCCTTTTTCTCCGTATGGAAAATTCCTTCCATTGCGGCGAAAGTCACAGGCTGGTATTTCACCACATTTTTGGCCAATAAATCTCCAGTTGGAACAGCTACAATCATGCTGGCTATCAATCCGAAAATTACTCCCGTTTTAAGAAATAGTTTTCCAAAAACAATGTTCTTTTTGCTTAGAATGTAAAAAGAACCTATTCCCGCTACAACAAAAGAACTTGTTACTAAAGAGGCGGCCTGATTGTGCAAATAGGATGGCCATAACCACGGATTTAGAAACAGCGCTTTGAAATTGGTCAACACAAATTTTCCGTTCTCCAAAATCTCATAACCTACAGGATTCTGCATCCACGAATGTGTTGCAATGATTAAATAACCACTGGCCCAGGAACCAATACAAATTAGCAATCCGGTAACAAAATGCCATTTGTGTCCCAATAACTTTTCTCCGAACAAAAACAGTCCTAAAAAAGAAGATTCTAAAAAGAACGAAAACATGCCTTCCATGGCTAATGTCTGACCGATAATTCCTCCGGTTAACTCAGAGAATTTTGCCCAGTTGGTTCCAAACTGAAATTCCATCGGGATTCCGGTTACCACTCCCATCGCAAAATTCAGAGCGAAGATTCTCATCCAAAAATGGGTGGCGTGATTGTATTGTTCGTTTTTAGTTTTGAGGTATTTCCATTTGAAGTAAACAATGATCAACGAAAGACCCATTGTAAGTTGCGGAAAAAGATAGTGGAAAGTAATTGTGAAGGCAAATTGCATTCGGTCATAAAAAAGCATTTCTTCCATAGTGGTAATTTATTTATGAAGTCCCACAAATTTACCCATTAAAACCCGAAATCCCTGCCTTTAAAAAAAGTTTATCGACCGATATTTGTTAAACTTTTCAACAATTAAAAGATGAAAGACATCCTTCTGTTCTATCGCAACTTCCTCCACATTTGTCATTTCGACCGCAGGGAGAAATCACATGCGATGATCGATAAAGATTGGCGATTTTGATTGCGGAGTTTCTTGTGTGATTTGCTTCGCCTGTTCGCTATCGCTCGTGTCTCCCTTCGATCGAAATGACAACATTGCGCATAACTAGTAATGGAAACTATACTCAAAAATTTTACTCCTTTTTTAAAATCCCTTTCTCAACACTTTCATTTATCAATCCTTCGGCGTAATTCCATAACGTTGCTGAACCTTCCTTTATAACACTCTTTTTTTCGTAAACCTTATTATAGTTCACGCCAAACTCTTTCCAGGTTCCGCCGTTATTAGACGTATTTTGCAATAAAGGCTCCAGTCTGTCCATTGCTTTTGCAAATTTTGCTTCGTTGGTCTGACCTGCTTCAAACTCTTCCCAAATCGAAATTAGTTCTTCGGCCTGCTTTTCCGGAAGCAAACCAAAAATGCGATTCGCGGCTAATCGTTCCTCTGCTGTATTATCATGATTTTTTTGCGAATCGTATATAAAAGTATCTCCTGCATCGATCTCTACAATATCATGGATTAAAACCATTTTTATAACTTTCAAAACATCAATGGGCTCATCTGAATGTTCTGCCAAAACGATCGCCATTAAAGCCAAATGCCAGCTGTGTTCTGCATCATTTTCATTTCGGTCACTATGAAACAGCTTTGTTTTGCGCTGAATGTATTTTACCTTATCAATTTCTTTTATAAAGGCAATCTGACTCAATAAATCTTCTGTGTTCATCTGTTTAACTGTTTATTTGTTTTAAAATGACATTCGTCATATGCAAAATTATAAGTTAAAGCTTAATTGCTCAAGTTTAACTCAATTAATATAACATCTATGTCAAAATCTGCCTTTTTTTTCACACAGAAATCAAATTTCTGTAACAATAGTCACTTAATTTCCCGAAAAACAGACTTACCTTTGTGCCACATTATTTTAGATTTCACATCATGAAAATAGAACAAATTTACACTGGCTGTTTAGCTCAGGGTGCCTATTATATTACTTCCGACGGAGAAGCGGCAATTATTGATCCTTTAAGAGAAATTCAACCCTATTTAGATCGTTTAGAGCGCGATCAGGTAAAGTTGAAATATATTTTTGAGACTCACTTTCACGCCGATTTCGTTTCGGGACATGTTGATTTAAGCAAAGAAACTCAGGCGCCAATCGTTTACGGGCCTAACGCAACCTGCGAATTTGACTGCATTTCAGCAAAAGACGGACAGGAGTTTAAAATTGGAAAAGTGACTATTAAAGTATTGCATACTCCAGGACATACTATGGAAAGCACTACTTTTTTACTTGTTGACGAAAACGGAAAAGATCATGCCATTTTTTCTGGAGATACCTTATTCATTGGCGATGTTGGACGTCCGGATTTGGCTCAGAAAGCAGCCGGAATGACACAGGATCAGTTGGCCGGAATTTTGTTCCATTCGTTGAGAGATAAGATCATGACTTTGGCTGATGATGTGATCGTATATCCTGCCCATGGTGCAGGAAGCGCTTGCGGAAAAAACATGAGCAAAGAAACCGTTTCAACTATAGGAAATCAAAAAGCGACCAATTATGCGTTGCGCGCAAATATGACCGAAGCGGAATTCATTATCGAAGTTACCGATGGCTTATTGCCTCCTCCATCCTATTTCAGCATGAATGTTGCCATGAACAAGCAAGGTTACGAGAGTTTTGAAACTGTTTTGCACAACGGAATGAAAACGATAAAAGCGGAAGAGTTTGAAGCTGTAGCCGAAGAAACAGGAGCTCTGATACTGGATACCAGAAGTGCTGCCAATTTTAGCAAAGGTTTTATTCCACAAGCGATTAACATTGGAATCAATGGTGATTTTGCTCCATGGGTGGGTACTTTAATTGGCGATGTAAAACAGCCTATTGTACTCGTAACCGAAACCGGACTTGAAGAAGAAACTGTAACTCGTTTAAGCCGTGTAGGTTTTGACTCGATTATTGGTCATCTCGAAGGCGGTTTTGAAGCCTGGGAAAAAGCCGGTTTTGAAATTGATACGGTTAACCGAATTTCGGCCGATCAGTTTGCAGCTGAGTTTAAACCCTCTGAAGACAAAGTAATCGACATTCGCAAAGAAACCGAATACAGCGCAGAACATATCGAAGATGCGTACAGCAAGCCCCTCGCTTATATTAATGACTGGGTAAAAGACATTAACCCCAACGAACATTTTTATCTGCATTGTGCCGGAGGCTATCGCAGTATGATTGCAGCCTCAATTTTACAAGCTCGTGGTTTCAGAAATTTTAGCGAAATTGAGGGCGGTTTTGGAGCCATTTCAAAAACAGAGATTCCGAAATCAGATTTTGTTTGTCAAAGTAAAGTATTAAAGTAATTATATAAAGGTGCTAAGCTACTAAGGCTCTAAGGTTCTGAGAATTTTAACCTTTAATCTTAGTAACTCAGAACCTTAGTACCTTAGAATCTCAGTAACTCAGAACCTAAAAGAATATGCTAGAAATTTTAAAAGAACCTTGGCCTTGGTATGTTTCAGGACCGTTAATTGGTTTGACCGTTCCTATTTTATTGATTCTCGGAAATAAATCCTTCGGAATCAGTTCTTCGCTTCGTCATATTTGCGCGGCTTGTATTCCTGCCAATATTTCCTTCTTTAAGTACGACTGGAAAAAAGAGAGCTGGAATTTATTCTTTGTTTTCGGAATTTTCCTTGGCGGAGTGATTGCGGCTTATTTCCTGGCGAATCCAAATCCGGTTGAAATAACACCTCAACTTTCAGAGCAATTAGCGACTTACGGTATCACCGATCACTCGGGCTTGTTACCAAAAGAACTTTTTTCCTGGGAAACTCTATTCACCCTTCGTGGTTTTATCATGATTGTGGTAGGGGGATTTTTAGTTGGTTTCGGAACACGTTATGCCGGTGGATGTACAAGCGGACATGCTATAATGGGAATTTCAAACTTACAATGGCCGTCATTGGTAGCCACAATTTGTTTTATGATTGGAGGTTTTATCATGGCAAATTTGATCCTGCCGTACATTCTTTCACTTTAAAATTTAAAAAATGACTAATCTGGAAAATAAAAATACTGATACTGAAGGAATCAACGGAAGTCAATTGAAAGACTCCGGATTCTCCAATCTAAAATATCTTTTGGTGGGAATTGTTTTTGGAATTGTTTTCGTAAAAGCAGAAATCATCAGCTGGTACCGAATTCAGGAAATGTTTCAATTGCAATCCTTCTTTATGTATGGCGTAATTGGAAGTGCCGTCGCGGTTGGAGTGATCTCTGTTCAACTGATTAAAAAATTCAACATTAAAACGATTCGAGGTGAAAAGATAGAAATTCAACCCAAAACGTTTAGCAAAGGACAAATTTATGGTGGCTTGTTATTTGGTTTTGGATGGGCCATTACAGGAGCTTGTCCAGGACCCTTATTTGCCCAAATCGGTACCGGAGTGACCGTTATTGTTGTGACTTTGTTAAGCGCAATTTTCGGAACCTGGGTTTATGGTTGGATTAAAGATAAACTGCCTCATTAATATTCTTACTTATATTATACACATCAAACCCGACAGGTTTTTAAAACCTGTCGGGTTTACTTAATTTACTGTTTCTTTAAAGATAAATCCCTTATTATTTTTCGTAGCTTTATTACACATATCCAAAAAATGAACAAAATATATTTTAAGATTTTAATTTGCTTATTATTAATAAGTTGCTCGAATAGTAAAAAAACAAGCTCTCAAATATCAAATAATACCTATCCCGTTAAACTTGATACCTTAGAGTTATTCGACAAATCCAGAAATCGTAAAATTCCTGTTGCCATTTTTTCCCCAAAAACAGACTCAAAAATTAATAAGCAGCAGCTAATAATTTTTAGTCATGGATACGGAGAGAATAAAGGCGGAGACAATATGATCTATTCCTATTTAACAGAAAATTTAGCTTCAAAAGGATATTATGTTATTAGTATTCAGCATGAATTACCTTCTGACGACCTTTTGGCAATGGAAGGAGATTTTAAAGTTACAAGAAAACCAAACTGGGAAAGAGGTACTGATAACATTCTTTATGTTTTAAATCAGTTTAAAACCATAAAGCCAGAATTAGATTTTAAACATTTAACACTAATTGGTCATTCGAATGGTGGAGATATGACAGCTTTATTTGCAAGTAAATACCCTAAATTGGTTTATAAAATAATAACGATGGACAATCGAAGAATGCCTCTTCCAAGAGTTAACCACCCAACAGTATATACGTTACGCTCCAAAAACTATTCTGCAGACGAGGGTGTATTACCAACTGAACAAGAACAACAAAAATACGGAATAACAGTTCAGTTAACCCCTATCAACCATAGTGACATGGACAATGATGCAACAATCGAAGAACGTAAAATAGTAAATACATATATTGAAAAGTATTTAAGCGAATAGCCGATTTATTTGATCTTAATTTATAGTTTCCTTAAAGACAAATTCATTAATTTTCCAATTACAAGTTAATACCCAAAAGATGAGCCAAATAACAGAAAATTTAATTTTAAGAAAAGCGGATATTTCTGAAGTACCACAAATATGGAATATCCTGCAAGATGCTATTGAACAAAGACGTCTGGACGGAAGTACACAATGGCAGGACGGTTATCCTAATGAGCTAACCATTCATACCGATATCGAAAACGATCACGGATATGTACTTACAGAAAACAACATTATCTTAGCTTACGCTGCGATTCTTTTTGACAAAGAACCGGCTTACGAAGACATCGAAGGCCAATGGCTCACGGATGGTGATTATACTGCCGTACATAGGGTAGCCGTATCGAAGCTGGCAAAAGGCAAAGGCATTGCTACAAAACTGTTTGAAAAAATAGAAGGTTTATCCATCGAACATAACATATACAGTATAAAGGTAGATACGAATTTTGATAATATTCCGATGCTCAAAATTTTAGACAGACTAAAATACACCTATTGTGGTGAAGTTTTTTTCAGAGGAGGCGCAAGAAAGGCCTATGAAAAAAAATTAGCATAAAGACACAGTTTTAAAAATCTGACGGGTGTTTTTTTTCACTGCGTTCTGAAAAAATGACAAATTTTATAGCAACGGGTTAGATTAATCTCAAAATAATATGGGCCGAGCCTACGGCTCTTTTTATTGTGATGTCTGTTTTTTACGACGGATTAAAATCCGTCGCTACAATTATGATTCGAGCCGATGGCTCTTTTGCGACGTTAACGCTTTATTTCATAAAAATCGATTATGTAAAACCTATCCTATTTCTATTATTCTATTTGGTTTATATACATGAATTATGGTTCGTTAACAACAAAACAATCAAATAATTAAGTTCCCAAGAAACGACAAATTTTGTAACAACGAATTTTAATCCGTCGCTACAATATGATTCGAGCCGGTAGCTCTTTTGCAACGTTAACACTTTATTTCATAAAAATCGATTATGTAAAACCTACCCTATTTCTATTATTCTATTTGGTTTTTATGCATGAATTATGGTTCGTTAACAACAAAAACAATCGAATAATTAAGTTCCGAAGGAACGACAAATTTTGTAACAGCGGATTTTAATCCGTTGAAAATAAAACATCTTCAAAACAAGTTCCAGAGGAACGATACATTTCACAACAATTTTAAACCGCGACAATGATTCCCGTTTCTTTTTGAATCAAAAACCCATACATACTATCTCTTAAATCATTTCTTTGTTTATTACATCTAACCCGTTAAATTAATCCTGAAAACAATATGGGCCGAGCCTACGGCTCTTTTTATTGTGATGTCTATTTTTTACGACGGATTAAAATCCGTCGCTACAATTATGATTCGAGCCGATGGCTCTTTTGCGACGTTAACGCTTTATTTCATAAAAATCGATTATGTAAAACCTACCCTATTTCTATTATTCTATTTGGTTTATATGCATGAATTATGGTCGATTAACAACAAAAACAATCGAATAAGTAAGTTCCGAAGGAACGACAAATTTTGTAACAATGGATTTTAATCCGTTGAAAATAAAACGTCTTCAGAATAAGTTCCAGCGGAACGATACATTTCACAACAATTTTAAACCACCACAATGATCCCCCTTTCTTTTTGAATCAAAAATCCATGTACGATGTGTTAAACCGTTTTTTAATTCCCCCCAAACAGGTTAAACTTAAATAATCGGTTCACTTTGCTTCCAATTCATTTAGTTTCATTAAGTTTATAATACAAGATCTAATCTTACAAAAACAAATAAACTGATGTCCTATGAAACGCCCGGAGCAATTGACGAAATTAAAAAGCACTGAAAAGTGGGATGTGATTATAATTGGCGGAGGGGCAAGCGGTCTTGGAACTGCTCTTGACGCCGCAAGCAGAGGATACAAAACGATCTTGCTTGAAGCGGTAGATTTTGCAAAAGGAACTTCAAGCAGAAGTACCAAATTAGTTCATGGTGGCGTTCGCTATTTGGAGCAAGGCAATATTCACTTAGTGAGAGAAGCCTTAAAAGAGAGAGGTTTGATGGCCAAAAATGCTGGTCATCTAGTTAAAAACCAATCTTTTGTAATCCCTAATTACAACTGGTGGGGCGGTTACTTTTATACGATAGGATTAACCATTTATGATTTACTCGCAGGACGTTTAAGCTTAGGATCTTCAAAATATATTTCAAAGAAAAAAACAATTGAAATGCTTCCTACCGTCGAAGAAAAAGGGTTGGTAAGTGGTGTTATTTACCACGACGGGCAATTTGACGATTCACGCATGGCCATAAACATTGCTCAAACAGCCATAGAAAAAGGAGCTTGCGTTTTAAATTATTTCAAGGTTGTAAACTTACTAAAAGACGATACCAATCAAATTATTGGCGTTGAAGCCATAGACCATGAAACAGGTCACAAGTATGACATAAAAGGCTCGGCAATTATTAACGCTACCGGGGTTTTTACAAATGCCATCATGAAACTAAACGACACGGTTTACAAGAAATATATCGTTCCGAGTCAGGGGATTCATCTCGTATTTGACAAATCCTTTCTGCCGGGTGAGCAAGCCCTTATGATTCCAAAAACCAGTGACGGACGAGTTTTATTTGCAGTACCCTGGCATAACACAATTGTAGTAGGAACAACTGATACCTTAATTAGAAAACACAGTCTTGAACCTATTGCGCTCGAAAGTGAAATCGAATTTGTTTTGGAGACTGCTCAACGCTTTCTGGCAAAAAAACCTACGAGAGCAGATGTTTTATCTGTATTCGCAGGTTTACGTCCTTTGGCAGCTCCCGAAGAAGAAGGAAAAAGTACCAAAGAAGTTTCGCGAAGTCATAAAATTATTGTGTCGGAAACTGGCTTAATAACAATTACGGGAGGAAAATGGACTACTTACAGAAAAATTGCCGAAGATATCATCGATAAAGCGATCAGAATAGGAAAATTACCTAAAAAAGCCTGTACTACAGAGCATCTTCCCATCCATGGAAATCAGGCTACTACAGATTTAAACAGAATGAATCATTTGTATATTTATGGTTCTGATATTCCTAAAATACTCGAACTGGAACAAAATGAACCTGAATTAAAAGAAAAACTGCATTCAGATCACGAATTTATAATGGCCGAGGTAGCCTGGGCTATTCGGTATGAAATGGCCAGAACCGTCGACGACGTTTTAGCAAGACGGGTTCGATTATTATTCTTAGATGCCCGTGCTGCCATTCAATCATCTGAAAAAGTAGCACGATTGCTCGCAAAAGAACTGGGACATGACGAAGCCTGGATAAACAAAGAAATCTCAAACTTCAAAGGAATAGCCAGAGGTTTTCTTTTAAAAGAATTTCAATAGACCTTTATTAACTTAAGAAAATACAAGTCATGCAAAACAAACTAATTCTGGCACTTGATCAGGGAACAACTTCTTCCAGAGCTATAGTCTTTAATCATGGAGGAGAAATTGTAAGCATTTCTCAAAAAGCATTTAAACAGATTTTCCCAAAACCCGGATGGGTCGAACATAACCCAAACGAAATCTGGTCTTCTCAAATTAGTGTAGCTGCAGAAGCAATTGCTAAATTGGGGATATCGGGAAGGGAAATAGCCGCAATTGGAATAACCAATCAACGGGAAACTACTGTTGTTTGGGATCGGGAAACAAGCCAGCCTGTTTACAATGCCATTGTCTGGCAAGATCGCAGAACCGCTAAATATTGTGACGAATTAAAAGCACAAGGACATGCCGAAATGATTCAGACCAAAACCGGATTAATTCTGGATGCTTATTTTTCAGGAACCAAAGTAAAATGGATCCTGGATAACGTTCCCGGAGCACGGAAAAAAGCAGAACAAGGAAAACTTTGTTTTGGAACTGTAGACACTTGGCTCATATGGAAACTGACCCGAGGTAAATTATTTATGACCGATGTTTCTAATGCCAGCAGAACTTTATTATTCAACATCAACACTTTAGAATGGGACGATGAATTATTAGCCTTATTTGATATCCCGAGAGCCATGCTTCCTGAAGTAAAAGAAAGCAGCACCATTTATGGCGAAAGCTCTACTACCCTGTTTTCATCAAAAATTCCTATTGCCGGTGTTGCAGGAGATCAGCAGGCGGCTCTTTTTGGTCAGTTATGTACCACCAAAGGAATGATAAAGAATACTTACGGAACAGGTTGTTTTGTATTGATGAATACAGGTGAAAAACCAATTCGTTCTGCCAACAATTTATTGACTACTATAGCCTGGAAAATTAATGGCAAAACAACCTATGCGCTGGAAGGAAGCGTTTTTGTTGGAGGCGCAGCTGTACAATGGTTAAGAGATGGCGCAAAAATGATTAACAAATCAGAAGAAATAGAAACTCTGGCTGCCAGTGTCCCCGATAACGGAGGGGTTTACTTTGTTCCTGCACTAACTGGTTTAGGAGCTCCACACTGGGATCAATATGCCAGAGGTGCGATCTTTGGAATAACCAGAGGAACTACCAGTGCGCACATCGCCAGGGCCACTTTAGAAGGAATTGCTTATCAGGTAAACGATCTGCTAAAAGCTATGGAAGCAGATTTTGGAGGAAAAGGAAAAGAATTAAAAGTAGATGGAGGTGCTGCTACCAATAATCTGCTCATGCAATTTCAAGCAGACATTTATGGAAAAACGGTTACCAGACCAAAAACGCTCGAAACAACAGCTTTAGGTGCAGCTTATTTGGCAGGACTTGCTGTAGGATACTGGTCGGGTCTTGATGATTTGAAAGAACAATGGTCTATAGATCGTGTATTTTCTCCAAAAATGCCAAAACAAGAAGTCAATAAACTGGTTAAAAACTGGAATAAGGCCATTGGCCGCGCCTCAGACTGGATCGAAGAATAAAACAATTTAAACAAAGCAGTATATGACACCTTTTACAGCAGAAATTTTAGGTACTATGATAATGATCTTATTGGGTAATGGCGTCGTAGCAAACGTCGTACTGAAAGATACAAAAGGAAACAATTCGGGTTGGATTGTAATTACTACAGCCTGGGCATTTGCCGTTTTTACAGGCGTACTTGTTGCAGGACCTGTTAGCGGGGCACATTTAAATCCTATTGTTACACTTGCTTTGGCTCTTATCGGAAAATTCAATTGGAACTTAGTCCCTGCCTATATACTTGCCCAAGTAATTGGAGCCATGTTGGGTGCCTTTTTTGTATGGCTATCGCACAAAGATCATTTTGCGGCAACTGAAGATGAAAATGCCAAATTTGCCTGTTTCGCTACATCGCCGGCCATCAAAAATAATTTATCGAACCTAATAAGCGAGATCATTGCAACTTTTGTCCTGATCTTCTCCATTTTTTATATTGCCGGACCTCACCTGCAAATAGCCACAGATCCAAAAGCAACACTAGGTTTAGGAACCATTGGCGCACTTCCTGTCGCCATAGTCGTATGGGCAATAGGCCTGTCATTAGGAGGTACAACTGGTTACGCCATTAATCCCGCAAGAGATCTTGGACCAAGAATCGTACACGCCATCCTTCCTATAAAAGGAAGCAGCAATTGGAGTTATGCCTGGATTCCAATTATCGGGCCCATAATTGGAGCTAGTTTAGCCGCATTGTTGTACCTAATACTTAACTAACTTCGTCTATTTTAATCTAAATGATATGAGGTTAGGTAAAACTGTCGGGGCTGAATTCTGATCTAAGAAACAGATAATTCCAGTTTTAAAAAATCATTAAACTTTAGAAAATCAATTTTTCAAATAAAATTTATAGTATTTTTACAGTAACTCTACAGGGTTTGTATAACTAGAAAACGCATGTTATTTCAATTAACAAAAATTTAACATAACTGTTGTATATACAAATATTAAAAGTTATACATTTGTATATACAAATTATACACTTACGACTATGACAATTGAAGAGGTTATAAAAAGTACAGTTAAGATGGATAATGCGAAAAAAGTTATCTTGAATATCATGTACACGCAAAACGTAATTCAGGATCATTTCAACGAGTTGATAAAACCCTATGATCTGTCCGGAGAACAATATAATGTACTTCGCATATTAAGAGGACAAAAAGGAAACCCTGCTAATATGTGTGTGATACAGGAGCGTATGCTGGCCAAAACAAGTAACACAACCCGTTTAGTAGACAAACTGTTATTAAAAGATTTTGTTACCCGAAATGTTTGTCCAGGAAATCGACGTAAAATTGAAGTTTTAATCACCCAAAAGGGATTAGACGTATTGAAAGAATTAGATCCGAAAGTAGATGAACACGAGCGTTTGTTTGCTGAGAATATAAGTGCCGAAGAATTAGAATTATTAAATCAATTATTAGAAAAATACAGAACCCAACAAAATTAAAATTATGAGTA harbors:
- a CDS encoding MarR family winged helix-turn-helix transcriptional regulator; translation: MTIEEVIKSTVKMDNAKKVILNIMYTQNVIQDHFNELIKPYDLSGEQYNVLRILRGQKGNPANMCVIQERMLAKTSNTTRLVDKLLLKDFVTRNVCPGNRRKIEVLITQKGLDVLKELDPKVDEHERLFAENISAEELELLNQLLEKYRTQQN
- a CDS encoding MIP/aquaporin family protein, with translation MTPFTAEILGTMIMILLGNGVVANVVLKDTKGNNSGWIVITTAWAFAVFTGVLVAGPVSGAHLNPIVTLALALIGKFNWNLVPAYILAQVIGAMLGAFFVWLSHKDHFAATEDENAKFACFATSPAIKNNLSNLISEIIATFVLIFSIFYIAGPHLQIATDPKATLGLGTIGALPVAIVVWAIGLSLGGTTGYAINPARDLGPRIVHAILPIKGSSNWSYAWIPIIGPIIGASLAALLYLILN